In Mesorhizobium sp. 113-3-3, a genomic segment contains:
- a CDS encoding Maf-like protein: protein MSILQKLVLASGSPRRIELLQQAGIEPDRILPADIDETPLRAEHPRSLAKRLSKEKAEKAFASLKTETDYAPGFVLAADTVVAVGRRILPKAETLDDAANCLGLLSGRSHRVYSGICLITPGGKLRQRLVETRVRFKRLPREEIEAYVASGEWRGKAGGYAVQGLAGSFVVKLVGSYTNIVGLPLYETVALLSGEGFKIHQNWLTARP from the coding sequence ATGAGCATTTTGCAGAAGCTGGTGCTTGCCTCGGGTTCGCCGCGCCGCATCGAACTGTTGCAGCAGGCCGGCATCGAGCCGGACCGCATCCTGCCGGCTGATATCGACGAAACGCCGCTGCGTGCCGAGCATCCGCGCTCGCTGGCCAAGCGGCTGTCGAAGGAAAAGGCCGAGAAGGCGTTCGCGTCGCTGAAGACCGAGACGGATTATGCGCCAGGCTTCGTGCTGGCCGCCGACACCGTGGTCGCGGTCGGCCGGCGCATCCTGCCCAAAGCCGAGACGCTTGACGATGCCGCCAACTGCCTCGGGCTGCTGTCCGGCCGCTCGCACCGGGTCTATTCCGGCATCTGCCTGATCACGCCGGGCGGCAAGCTGCGCCAGCGGCTGGTCGAGACGCGGGTGCGTTTCAAGCGGCTGCCGCGCGAGGAAATCGAAGCCTATGTCGCCTCGGGCGAATGGCGCGGCAAGGCCGGCGGCTATGCCGTCCAGGGCCTCGCCGGCTCGTTCGTCGTCAAGCTCGTCGGCTCCTACACCAACATTGTCGGCCTGCCGCTCTATGAGACGGTGGCGTTGCTGTCGGGCGAGGGCTTCAAGATCCATCAGAATTGGCTGACCGCACGGCCATGA
- the hisD gene encoding histidinol dehydrogenase yields the protein MAITLRQSDADFEQRFAAFLTTKREVSEDVDAAVRQIIARVRAEGDAALIDYTQRFDRADLTSIGIAVSKQDIAAAYETADPKAIEALEFARDRIRSHHKRQRPKDDRYTDAAGVELGWRWTAIGAVGLYVPGGTASYPSSVLMNAVPAKVAGVERVVMVVPAPGGIINPLVLVAADISGVTEIYRVGGAHAIAALAYGTETIKPVAKIVGPGNAYVAAAKRQVFGTVGIDMIAGPSEVLVVADGSNNADWIAADLLAQAEHDVSAQSILITDDPAFGQAVEQAVERQLLSLPRGETAAASWRDFGAVIEVATIEAALPLVDRIAAEHVELAIDDAEGFLSRMRNAGAVFLGRHTPEAIGDYVGGSNHVLPTARSARFSSGLSVLDFVKRTSILKLGPEQLRLLAPAAITLAKAEGLDAHGRSVAIRLNM from the coding sequence ATGGCCATCACGCTTCGCCAGTCCGACGCCGATTTCGAGCAGCGCTTTGCCGCTTTCCTGACAACCAAGCGGGAAGTGTCCGAGGACGTCGACGCAGCGGTCCGCCAGATCATCGCGCGTGTGCGCGCCGAAGGTGACGCGGCGCTGATCGACTACACGCAGCGGTTCGACCGGGCCGATCTGACAAGCATCGGCATTGCCGTGTCGAAGCAGGACATTGCAGCCGCCTACGAGACGGCCGACCCAAAGGCGATCGAAGCGCTCGAATTCGCGCGCGATCGCATCCGCTCCCACCACAAGCGGCAGCGGCCGAAGGACGATCGCTACACGGATGCCGCCGGCGTCGAGCTCGGCTGGCGCTGGACGGCGATTGGAGCCGTCGGGCTCTACGTGCCGGGTGGCACGGCGAGCTATCCAAGCTCGGTGCTGATGAACGCCGTGCCGGCCAAGGTGGCCGGCGTCGAGCGCGTCGTCATGGTCGTGCCGGCACCGGGCGGCATTATCAATCCGCTGGTGCTGGTGGCGGCCGACATATCAGGCGTGACCGAGATCTACCGCGTCGGCGGCGCGCACGCGATCGCCGCCCTTGCCTATGGCACCGAGACCATAAAGCCGGTTGCCAAGATCGTCGGACCGGGCAATGCCTATGTCGCGGCGGCCAAGCGCCAGGTGTTCGGCACGGTCGGCATCGACATGATCGCCGGCCCCTCGGAAGTGCTTGTCGTGGCCGACGGCAGCAACAATGCGGACTGGATCGCCGCCGATCTGCTCGCCCAGGCCGAACACGACGTGTCGGCGCAATCGATCCTGATCACCGACGATCCGGCCTTCGGCCAGGCGGTCGAACAGGCGGTCGAACGGCAATTGCTGAGCCTGCCGCGCGGCGAGACGGCCGCGGCCAGCTGGCGCGATTTCGGCGCGGTGATCGAGGTTGCGACCATCGAGGCGGCGCTGCCGCTGGTCGACCGCATCGCCGCCGAACATGTCGAACTGGCCATCGACGATGCCGAAGGTTTCCTGTCGCGGATGCGCAATGCCGGCGCCGTCTTTCTCGGCCGCCACACGCCGGAAGCCATTGGCGACTATGTCGGCGGCTCCAACCACGTGTTGCCGACGGCACGCTCGGCGCGCTTCTCGTCAGGCCTGTCGGTGCTCGATTTCGTCAAGCGCACCTCGATCCTGAAACTCGGGCCGGAGCAATTGCGCCTGCTGGCGCCGGCGGCGATCACGCTCGCCAAGGCGGAAGGGCTCGATGCGCATGGCCGCTCCGTCGCTATCCGGCTGAACATGTAG
- a CDS encoding ABC transporter ATP-binding protein — MTVVLAQPFAPVVRHDHDGRQDQPIIDARNIEVAFKVEHGVVDAVKDVSFQLYRGETIAIVGESGSGKSVTARAVMGLLSRRATVSPRSSICYDGQNILKFPESERRKLRGNRISMIFQEPMSSLNPIYTVGSQIVEAIRVHRKVGRRQAWARALELLRHVQIPEPEARLKQYPHQLSGGQRQRVMIAMALANNPDVLIADEPTTALDVTVQAQILNLIRNLQKELRMAVILITHDLTVVRKFSDYVYVMQHGAMCEHNVTERLFANPQHPYTQRLLASEPRGRPQPLPGGSGAILEANDVRVCFMLRHGSFLKPDWRELVAVDDLGLRLCRHETLGLVGESGSGKTTFGLALLKLADAKRGEIRFDGQPIHGLSRNEMRPFRSRMQIVFQDPFSSLNPRMTIGQIIEEGLIVNSLGATRAERVDRVREALISAGMPGDILSRFPHEFSGGQRQRVAIARAIALEPEFILLDEPTSALDLSVQAQIIDLLRKLQDERGLSYLFISHDLKVVRALCHRVIVMQHGKIVEQGPVDEVLTNPKTAYTERLVRAAFEVA, encoded by the coding sequence ATGACCGTCGTACTCGCCCAGCCCTTTGCGCCCGTCGTTCGTCATGACCATGACGGGCGCCAGGACCAGCCGATCATCGATGCCCGCAACATCGAGGTCGCCTTCAAGGTCGAACATGGCGTCGTCGACGCCGTCAAGGATGTCTCATTCCAGCTCTATCGCGGCGAGACGATTGCCATCGTCGGCGAGTCCGGTTCAGGCAAGTCGGTGACGGCGCGCGCCGTCATGGGACTGCTGTCGCGGCGCGCCACCGTGTCGCCGAGATCGAGCATCTGTTACGACGGCCAGAACATCCTGAAATTCCCCGAGAGCGAACGTCGCAAGCTGCGCGGCAACCGCATCTCGATGATCTTCCAGGAGCCGATGAGTTCGCTCAACCCGATCTATACGGTCGGCAGCCAGATCGTCGAGGCGATCCGGGTGCACCGCAAGGTGGGCCGCCGGCAAGCCTGGGCGCGCGCGCTCGAATTGCTGCGGCACGTCCAGATCCCCGAGCCGGAAGCGCGGCTCAAGCAATATCCGCACCAGCTTTCGGGCGGGCAGCGCCAGCGCGTGATGATCGCCATGGCGCTGGCCAACAATCCTGACGTGTTGATCGCCGACGAGCCGACCACCGCGCTCGACGTCACGGTCCAGGCGCAGATTCTCAACCTGATCCGCAATCTGCAGAAAGAGTTGCGGATGGCGGTGATCCTGATCACCCACGATCTCACCGTGGTGCGCAAATTCTCCGACTACGTCTATGTCATGCAGCACGGCGCGATGTGCGAGCACAACGTCACCGAGCGGCTGTTTGCAAACCCGCAGCATCCCTACACGCAGCGCCTGCTCGCCTCGGAGCCGCGCGGGCGTCCGCAACCGCTTCCTGGGGGCAGCGGCGCCATCCTCGAGGCGAATGACGTGCGCGTCTGCTTCATGCTGCGCCACGGCAGTTTCCTGAAGCCGGACTGGCGCGAACTGGTCGCCGTCGACGATCTCGGCCTCAGGCTTTGCCGCCACGAGACGCTGGGGCTGGTCGGCGAGTCCGGTTCCGGCAAGACCACCTTCGGTCTCGCCCTGCTCAAGCTGGCCGACGCCAAGCGCGGCGAAATCCGTTTCGACGGTCAGCCGATCCACGGCCTGTCGCGCAACGAGATGCGGCCGTTTCGCTCGCGCATGCAGATCGTCTTCCAGGATCCGTTCTCCTCGCTCAATCCGCGCATGACGATCGGCCAGATCATCGAGGAAGGGCTGATCGTAAACAGCTTGGGGGCGACGCGGGCCGAGCGGGTCGACCGGGTGCGCGAGGCGCTGATCAGCGCCGGCATGCCGGGCGATATCCTGTCGCGCTTTCCCCATGAGTTCTCCGGCGGCCAGCGCCAGCGCGTCGCGATCGCCCGCGCCATCGCGCTCGAGCCCGAATTCATCCTGCTCGACGAGCCGACATCCGCACTCGACCTCTCCGTCCAGGCGCAGATCATCGACTTGCTACGCAAGCTGCAGGACGAGCGCGGCCTCAGCTACCTCTTTATCTCGCACGATCTCAAAGTGGTGCGCGCGCTGTGCCATCGCGTCATCGTCATGCAGCACGGCAAGATCGTCGAGCAGGGACCCGTCGACGAGGTCCTCACCAATCCCAAGACCGCCTACACCGAACGGCTCGTCCGAGCCGCTTTCGAAGTGGCTTGA
- the infA gene encoding translation initiation factor IF-1 gives MPKEEVLEFPGVVTELLPNAMFRVKLENEHEIIAHTAGRMRKNRIRVLTGDKVLVEMTPYDLTKGRITYRFK, from the coding sequence ATGCCGAAGGAAGAAGTCCTCGAGTTTCCGGGTGTCGTGACGGAATTGTTGCCGAACGCGATGTTCCGGGTGAAGCTCGAAAACGAACACGAGATCATCGCCCATACGGCCGGCCGCATGCGCAAGAACCGCATCCGCGTGCTGACCGGCGACAAGGTTCTGGTCGAGATGACGCCATACGACCTGACCAAGGGCCGCATCACCTACCGCTTCAAGTAA
- a CDS encoding ABC transporter permease — protein MLARDPSPPPLPADTPIVAKPARGNESYLALVWRRLKRSWTGMAGLWLVVLLLVMAVFAEFLAPMDPKATDVGFAPPQLPSFHDKDGNFTARPRVYALADSADLDPVTFQPVVGPDYDHPRLLGFFVEGAPYKLFGLIPADRHFFASTDGQPVHFLGTDKFGRDVLSRAIHGSRVSLMIALTVVFIITVIGTTVGMVSGYFGGRFDVWMQRFVELVLAFPQLPLYLALTTLIPVTAPTNVFLAFVIIVMSALGWAQMSREVRGKTLALARIEYVRAAMAVGATDRRIILQHILPNVMSHVIVAVTLAIPTVVLLECFLGFLGFAVKPPLISWGLMLQDTATYSVIGTYPWILSPVGFVLATVFAFNALGDGLRDAVDPY, from the coding sequence ATGCTGGCCCGCGATCCGTCACCCCCACCGCTGCCGGCCGACACACCCATCGTCGCCAAACCGGCGCGCGGCAATGAGAGCTATCTCGCGCTCGTCTGGCGCCGGCTGAAGCGCTCCTGGACCGGAATGGCCGGGCTTTGGCTCGTCGTGCTGCTCCTGGTCATGGCCGTGTTCGCCGAATTCCTGGCGCCGATGGACCCGAAGGCGACCGATGTCGGCTTCGCCCCGCCGCAGCTGCCTTCCTTCCACGACAAGGACGGCAACTTCACCGCTCGGCCGCGGGTCTATGCATTGGCCGATTCGGCCGACCTCGATCCGGTCACCTTCCAGCCCGTCGTCGGCCCCGACTACGACCATCCGAGGCTGCTTGGCTTCTTTGTCGAGGGCGCGCCCTACAAGCTCTTCGGGCTGATCCCGGCGGACCGGCATTTCTTCGCCTCGACGGACGGCCAGCCGGTGCATTTCCTGGGCACCGACAAGTTCGGCCGTGATGTGCTGTCGCGCGCCATCCACGGCTCGCGCGTCTCCCTGATGATCGCGCTGACCGTCGTCTTCATCATAACCGTCATTGGCACCACCGTCGGCATGGTTTCCGGCTATTTCGGCGGCCGGTTCGACGTCTGGATGCAGCGTTTCGTCGAACTGGTGCTCGCCTTCCCGCAGCTGCCGCTCTATCTGGCGCTCACGACGCTGATCCCGGTCACCGCGCCGACCAACGTCTTCCTCGCCTTTGTCATCATCGTCATGTCGGCCCTGGGCTGGGCGCAGATGTCGCGCGAGGTGCGCGGCAAGACGCTGGCGCTGGCGCGCATCGAGTATGTGCGCGCCGCCATGGCGGTCGGCGCCACCGACCGGCGCATCATCCTGCAGCACATCTTGCCCAACGTGATGAGCCACGTGATCGTCGCCGTCACCTTGGCCATCCCGACGGTGGTGCTGCTCGAATGCTTCCTCGGCTTCCTCGGCTTTGCGGTCAAGCCGCCGCTGATCTCGTGGGGCCTGATGCTGCAGGATACCGCGACCTATTCCGTCATCGGCACCTATCCCTGGATCCTGTCGCCGGTCGGTTTCGTGCTCGCCACCGTCTTTGCTTTCAACGCGTTGGGCGACGGGCTGCGCGACGCCGTCGATCCGTATTGA
- the melA gene encoding alpha-glucosidase/alpha-galactosidase translates to MARHPRITFIGAGSTVFMKNIVGDVLQRPALSGATIALMDINPQRLEESAIVVNKLIATLGVEAKAETYSDQRKALAGADFVVAAFQIGGYEPCTVTDFEVPKKYGLRQTIADTLGVGGIMRGLRTVPHLWKICEDMLAVCPEAIMLQYVNPMAINTWAISEKYPTIKQVGLCHSVQGTAMELAHDLSLPYDEIRYRSAGINHMAFYLKFEHRQPDGSYRDLYPDLVRAYREGRAPKPGWNPRCPNKVRYEMLTRLGYFVTESSEHFAEYTPYFIKEGRPDLIEKYGIPLDEYPKRCIEQIERWKDQAQAYRSAQRIEVEESREYASSIMNSVWTGEPSVIYGNVRNNGCITSLPRDCAAEVPCLVDASGIQPTYIGDLPPQLTALIRTNINVQELTVRALMSENREHIYHAAMMDPHTAAELDLDQIWSLVDDLLAAHGDWLPAWARVSRKTEAA, encoded by the coding sequence GTGGCAAGACATCCCAGGATCACTTTCATCGGCGCCGGCTCGACCGTGTTCATGAAGAACATCGTCGGCGACGTGCTGCAGCGGCCGGCACTCTCGGGCGCGACGATCGCGCTCATGGACATCAATCCGCAGCGGCTGGAAGAGAGCGCCATCGTCGTCAACAAGCTGATCGCGACGCTCGGCGTGGAGGCAAAGGCCGAGACCTATTCCGACCAGCGCAAGGCACTTGCCGGGGCCGATTTCGTCGTCGCCGCCTTCCAGATCGGCGGCTATGAGCCCTGCACCGTCACCGATTTCGAAGTGCCGAAGAAATACGGCCTGCGCCAGACGATCGCCGACACGCTCGGCGTCGGCGGCATCATGCGCGGCCTGAGGACCGTGCCGCATCTGTGGAAGATCTGCGAGGACATGCTCGCCGTCTGCCCCGAAGCGATCATGCTGCAATACGTCAATCCGATGGCGATCAACACCTGGGCGATTTCGGAGAAATATCCCACCATCAAGCAGGTCGGGCTCTGTCACTCGGTGCAGGGCACGGCGATGGAACTCGCCCACGACCTCTCCCTGCCTTATGACGAGATCCGCTACCGGTCGGCCGGCATCAACCACATGGCCTTCTACCTGAAATTCGAGCACCGCCAGCCCGACGGCTCCTACCGCGACCTCTATCCCGACCTCGTGCGTGCCTATCGCGAAGGCCGCGCGCCCAAGCCGGGCTGGAATCCGCGCTGCCCCAACAAGGTGCGCTACGAGATGTTGACCAGGCTCGGCTATTTCGTCACCGAGAGCTCGGAGCATTTCGCCGAATACACGCCCTATTTCATCAAGGAGGGCCGCCCCGATCTGATCGAGAAATACGGCATCCCGCTCGACGAATACCCCAAGCGCTGCATCGAGCAGATCGAGCGCTGGAAAGACCAGGCCCAGGCCTACCGCTCGGCCCAGCGCATCGAGGTCGAGGAGTCCAGGGAGTATGCCTCTTCGATCATGAATTCGGTCTGGACCGGCGAGCCGTCGGTGATCTACGGCAATGTCCGCAACAATGGCTGCATCACCTCGCTGCCCCGCGACTGCGCTGCCGAAGTGCCCTGCCTGGTGGATGCCTCCGGCATCCAGCCGACCTATATAGGCGACCTGCCGCCGCAATTGACGGCGCTGATCCGCACCAACATCAATGTCCAGGAACTGACGGTGCGGGCGCTGATGAGCGAGAACCGCGAGCACATCTACCATGCGGCAATGATGGATCCGCACACGGCGGCCGAACTCGACCTCGACCAGATCTGGTCACTGGTCGATGATCTCCTGGCCGCTCACGGCGACTGGCTGCCGGCCTGGGCGCGCGTGAGCCGCAAGACCGAGGCCGCCTGA
- the yacG gene encoding DNA gyrase inhibitor YacG, which produces MNSDSKVTPLRPKRPCPECGKPSARDTFPFCSTRCKDIDLNRWLKGAYVIKARDDEEEPDADEPK; this is translated from the coding sequence ATGAATTCCGACTCCAAAGTCACGCCGCTGCGCCCAAAGCGCCCCTGCCCCGAATGCGGCAAACCGTCGGCGCGCGACACGTTTCCGTTCTGCTCGACGCGCTGCAAGGACATCGACCTCAACCGCTGGCTGAAGGGCGCCTACGTCATCAAGGCCCGCGACGACGAGGAAGAACCCGACGCCGACGAGCCCAAGTAA
- a CDS encoding ABC transporter permease, with protein MLRFLAMRIASAIPVLAILSLVTFAIIQAPPGDYADYIRSQLINQGGASFAEADAQAQAYRVEHGLDKPLPVQYLNWIGGIVTRGDFGYSLYYNKPVADVVGERLPRTLLLALVCHLLASVLGITFGIWAATRQYTWIDSTLSAISFLGMTVPRFLMALIIVYLLVFQFNVSEIGSFFSPQYGGAPWSWAKFADLVKHVWPVVAIATFGGLAYNMRVMRGNLLDTLNAQYVETARAKGLTGSAVVMRHAVPNALHPLVMYQGVVLPYMLTGEIETAIIFALPTVGPAVVGSMAVGDVYVTATFMMVLAATLIVGNIIADMLLVLLDPRIRQYGES; from the coding sequence ATGCTGCGATTCTTGGCTATGCGCATAGCGTCGGCGATACCGGTCCTCGCGATCCTGAGCCTCGTCACCTTCGCCATCATCCAGGCGCCGCCTGGTGACTATGCCGACTACATCCGCTCGCAGTTGATCAACCAGGGCGGCGCCTCCTTCGCCGAGGCCGATGCGCAGGCCCAGGCCTACCGCGTCGAACACGGCCTCGATAAGCCGCTGCCCGTCCAGTATCTCAACTGGATCGGCGGCATCGTCACCCGCGGCGATTTCGGCTACAGCCTCTATTACAACAAGCCGGTGGCCGATGTGGTCGGCGAGCGCTTGCCGCGGACGCTGCTCCTGGCGCTGGTCTGCCATTTGCTCGCTTCGGTGCTGGGCATCACCTTCGGCATATGGGCGGCGACAAGGCAGTACACCTGGATCGACTCGACACTGTCGGCCATCTCCTTCCTCGGCATGACCGTGCCGCGTTTCCTGATGGCGCTGATCATCGTCTATCTGCTGGTCTTCCAGTTCAACGTCTCGGAAATCGGCTCGTTCTTCTCGCCGCAATATGGCGGTGCGCCATGGTCGTGGGCGAAGTTCGCCGACCTCGTCAAGCATGTCTGGCCGGTGGTGGCGATCGCCACTTTCGGCGGGCTCGCCTACAATATGCGCGTCATGCGCGGCAATCTGCTGGATACGCTCAACGCGCAATATGTCGAGACCGCGAGAGCCAAGGGCCTGACCGGCAGCGCCGTCGTCATGCGTCACGCCGTGCCAAATGCGCTGCATCCGCTCGTCATGTACCAAGGCGTGGTGCTGCCTTACATGCTCACCGGCGAGATCGAGACGGCGATCATCTTCGCGCTGCCGACCGTCGGCCCGGCGGTTGTCGGCTCGATGGCGGTCGGCGATGTCTATGTCACCGCAACCTTCATGATGGTGCTGGCGGCGACACTGATCGTCGGCAACATCATCGCCGACATGCTGCTCGTCCTGCTCGACCCGCGCATCCGCCAATACGGAGAGAGCTAG
- a CDS encoding arsenate-mycothiol transferase ArsC — MAGLALVPGALPRSILFVCGMNAVRSPMAEQLARRMLPATIFVASAGVRAGERDPFVDAVLAEEGLSLGERHPRTLDDLEDDYFDLIVTLAPEAHHAALELTRSLAVEVEYWPTQDPTNAAGTREQIMAAYRDVRERLKLRISRRFLASEAEKATD; from the coding sequence CTGGCGGGGCTAGCCCTGGTACCCGGCGCCCTGCCCCGCTCGATCCTGTTCGTGTGCGGCATGAATGCCGTGCGCTCGCCGATGGCCGAGCAGCTGGCGCGCCGGATGCTGCCGGCCACCATTTTCGTCGCCTCGGCCGGCGTGCGCGCCGGCGAGCGGGACCCCTTCGTCGATGCCGTGCTGGCGGAGGAGGGCCTGTCGCTGGGCGAGCGTCACCCCAGGACGCTGGACGACCTCGAGGACGACTATTTCGACCTGATCGTCACGCTGGCGCCGGAGGCGCATCATGCCGCGCTGGAGCTCACCCGCTCGCTCGCCGTCGAGGTCGAATACTGGCCGACACAGGACCCGACCAATGCCGCCGGCACGCGCGAGCAGATCATGGCGGCCTATCGCGACGTGCGCGAGCGGCTGAAGTTGCGCATAAGCCGTCGTTTTTTGGCTTCAGAAGCAGAAAAAGCGACGGATTAA
- a CDS encoding DUF2948 family protein, with the protein MALKLIALDDQDLSIVSAHVQDAVMKVSDLEFLPAAKRFVLTMNRFVWEAKSGLFRQHNERRQAVLHFDRVLGAKTNGIARDKPAEVLSLLAISFIEISKPAGIVELIFSGGGTIMLDVECIEARLADIGGAWEATSRPIHKA; encoded by the coding sequence GATCTGAGCATCGTTTCGGCCCATGTCCAGGATGCCGTGATGAAGGTGTCGGACCTCGAATTCCTGCCTGCGGCCAAGCGTTTCGTGCTGACCATGAACCGTTTCGTCTGGGAGGCGAAGTCGGGCCTGTTTCGCCAGCACAATGAGCGGCGCCAGGCCGTGCTGCATTTCGACCGGGTGCTGGGCGCCAAGACCAACGGCATTGCCCGCGACAAACCGGCCGAGGTGCTGTCCCTGCTGGCGATCAGCTTCATCGAGATCAGCAAGCCTGCCGGAATCGTCGAACTGATCTTTTCGGGCGGCGGCACCATCATGCTCGATGTCGAATGCATCGAGGCCCGCCTTGCCGACATAGGCGGCGCGTGGGAAGCCACGTCGCGACCCATCCACAAGGCTTGA
- a CDS encoding UPF0262 family protein, which yields MTGSDQTRAKLIDVELDESIGRSTPDIEHERAVAIFDLIEENSFQPVNDAGAGPYRLKLSLAEQRLVFAVTREDGTAVVTHILSLTPLRRIVKDYYMICESYYDAIRSSTPSHIEAIDMGRRGLHNEGSQTLMDRLSGKIDIDFDTARRLFTLVCVLHWRG from the coding sequence ATGACGGGCTCCGATCAAACCCGCGCAAAACTGATCGATGTCGAACTCGATGAATCGATCGGCCGTTCGACGCCCGATATCGAGCATGAGCGGGCGGTGGCGATCTTCGATTTGATCGAGGAGAACAGCTTTCAGCCCGTCAACGACGCCGGCGCCGGTCCCTACCGGCTGAAACTGTCGTTGGCCGAGCAGCGCCTGGTCTTCGCCGTGACGCGCGAGGACGGCACCGCGGTGGTCACCCACATCCTTTCGCTGACGCCGCTCAGGCGCATCGTCAAGGATTACTACATGATCTGCGAGAGCTATTACGACGCCATCCGCTCCTCGACGCCAAGCCATATCGAGGCCATAGACATGGGCCGGCGCGGTTTGCACAATGAAGGTTCGCAGACGCTGATGGACCGGCTCTCCGGCAAGATCGACATCGACTTCGACACGGCGCGCCGGCTGTTCACGCTGGTCTGCGTGCTGCACTGGCGGGGCTAG